A genomic segment from Rubrobacter tropicus encodes:
- a CDS encoding dynamin family protein yields MRVLDARQEALVGRERALLGTLVDFLVGFGAPGEDVEIVRRSLSDLEELFLLVIVGEFNAGKSAFVNALLGAEVSREGVTPTTDRITLLRHADEPMERERRDGVLERGHPNEFLREVAIVDTPGTNAIIRHHEELSRGFVPRSDLVIFVTSADRPLTESERGYLELVRDWGKKVLMVVNKADLLGDDDKVGQVRSFVEDGLRSALGLSPPIFFVSSLLARKAKAATSAMESRALLQASGFGDLEAYVHDLLDEEGRVRLKLQSPLGPVEELARRYRGAVEERLNLLEEDFRTSENVESQLALYVEDTKRDFEARLSEIENIVLKMGERGDLWLEENIRLMNVRELFREEKVKRRFEREVVADTEKLIDERVDELVDWLVGRNHKQWRTVVDYLERRRRAEYDGEMIGEVRDDFEHDRGKILRSVGKTAQDVVGGYDRERESELLANSIQNAVARTAAIEAGALGIGAVVVALATTRFLDATGVIAAAIIAGYGLFVLPNRRRKARQDFREKTDALRRRLGEVVRRQFETELGRSVEKMREAIAPYTRFVRTEHARMSRAREDLTKIDAEVDAIKDEISAPGPRSGTDS; encoded by the coding sequence GTGCGGGTGCTGGACGCGCGTCAGGAGGCGCTGGTCGGGCGGGAGCGGGCCCTGCTCGGGACCCTTGTGGACTTTCTTGTCGGATTCGGGGCGCCGGGCGAGGATGTGGAGATCGTGCGCAGGTCGCTCTCCGACCTCGAGGAGCTCTTCCTGCTGGTCATCGTCGGGGAGTTCAACGCTGGCAAGAGCGCCTTCGTGAACGCCCTGCTCGGGGCGGAGGTCTCGCGGGAGGGCGTAACGCCGACTACCGACAGGATCACGCTCCTCAGGCACGCGGACGAGCCGATGGAGCGGGAGCGCAGGGACGGGGTGCTGGAGCGGGGCCACCCGAACGAGTTCTTGCGCGAGGTCGCCATCGTGGACACGCCTGGCACCAACGCGATCATCCGCCACCACGAGGAGCTCTCCCGCGGCTTCGTCCCCCGCAGCGACCTGGTCATCTTCGTGACCTCGGCCGACAGGCCGCTGACGGAGAGCGAGCGCGGCTACCTGGAGCTCGTGCGGGACTGGGGCAAGAAGGTCCTCATGGTCGTCAACAAGGCCGACCTTCTCGGCGACGACGACAAGGTAGGGCAGGTCCGCTCTTTCGTGGAGGACGGCCTCCGCTCGGCGCTCGGCCTCTCGCCCCCGATCTTCTTCGTCTCCTCCCTCCTCGCCCGCAAGGCGAAGGCGGCGACGAGCGCGATGGAGAGCAGGGCGCTCCTGCAGGCGAGCGGCTTCGGGGACCTCGAAGCCTACGTCCACGACCTTCTGGACGAGGAGGGAAGGGTGCGCCTGAAGCTCCAGAGCCCGCTGGGGCCCGTCGAGGAGCTTGCCCGGCGATACCGGGGCGCGGTCGAGGAGCGGCTGAACCTGCTCGAAGAGGACTTCAGAACCTCCGAGAACGTCGAGTCGCAATTGGCGCTCTACGTCGAGGACACGAAGCGGGACTTCGAGGCTCGTCTGTCCGAGATAGAGAACATAGTCCTCAAGATGGGCGAGCGCGGGGATTTGTGGCTGGAGGAGAACATCCGGCTCATGAACGTGCGGGAGCTGTTTCGGGAGGAGAAGGTCAAGCGGCGCTTCGAGCGGGAGGTCGTGGCCGACACGGAGAAGCTCATCGACGAGCGGGTGGACGAGCTCGTGGACTGGCTGGTCGGGCGCAACCACAAGCAGTGGCGGACCGTGGTCGATTACCTGGAGCGCAGGCGGCGGGCCGAGTACGACGGGGAGATGATAGGTGAGGTCCGCGACGATTTCGAGCACGACCGGGGCAAGATCCTGCGCTCCGTCGGCAAGACGGCCCAGGACGTCGTCGGCGGCTACGACCGCGAGCGCGAGTCCGAGCTCCTCGCCAATTCCATCCAGAACGCCGTGGCCCGTACGGCCGCCATAGAAGCGGGCGCGTTGGGCATCGGCGCCGTCGTGGTCGCCCTCGCCACCACCCGCTTTCTGGACGCCACCGGGGTCATAGCGGCGGCGATCATCGCCGGCTACGGGCTCTTCGTGCTTCCGAACCGGAGGCGCAAGGCCCGCCAGGACTTCCGGGAGAAGACCGACGCCCTGCGCCGGCGGCTCGGGGAGGTGGTCAGGCGCCAGTTCGAGACCGAGTTGGGCCGTTCCGTGGAGAAGATGCGGGAGGCCATTGCCCCGTACACCCGCTTCGTCAGAACCGAGCACGCCCGCATGAGCCGCGCCCGCGAGGACCTCACTAAAATAGACGCCGAAGTCGACGCCATCAAGGACGAGATCTCCGCCCCGGGCCCCCGCTCCGGGACAGATTCCTAG